Proteins encoded together in one Impatiens glandulifera chromosome 1, dImpGla2.1, whole genome shotgun sequence window:
- the LOC124944857 gene encoding PH, RCC1 and FYVE domains-containing protein 1-like produces MDDQVRSVSIIEELPSDLILRILKSDCLSVSDFACLEITCTTFGGIREQLHPILNFRSLVDLAAFRLCESHPIYSCLNETRKKKFLCRMGNNWKQALNFLRSVEECSDIVQSKSRSSYIQVTSGITFTIVLKDHSVYISGRHSFGSIILEDYLKHQQFTRISFDQPPLTSYVDNIVSVSAMYQHAAFITQSGEVFTYGDNSSGCCGYTTGGDIDNQILRPRLVEGALKGIPCKQVVVSYKFTVFLTREGRVYTCGLNQYGQLGHGDMVDRSTPMLVESLLDCLVVQVSAGITFTLVVTSDGNLYSFGSGEYWCLGHGVQKNELRPRLVEFFKRRDIHILRVSAGVNHVVALDSNGSVTN; encoded by the coding sequence ATGGACGATCAAGTTAGAAGTGTATCAATTATTGAGGAACTGCCATCAGATTTGATCCTACGTATCCTTAAATCCGACTGCTTGAGCGTGTCTGATTTTGCTTGTCTAGAGATAACTTGCACAACATTCGGTGGAATCAGAGAACAGCTTCACCCTATATTAAATTTCCGATCTTTAGTTGATTTGGCAGCCTTTCGTCTTTGTGAATCTCATCCAATATACTCATGTTTGAACGAAACtcgaaaaaaaaagtttttgtgTAGGATGGGCAACAACTGGAAACAAGCATTAAATTTCTTGCGATCTGTAGAAGAATGCTCAGATATTGTTCAGAGTAAATCAAGATCAAGTTATATACAAGTGACATCAGGAATTACTTTTACAATTGTGTTGAAGGATCATTCGGTGTACATTTCGGGTCGTCATTCTTTTGGTTCCATTATATTGGAGGACTATTTAAAACATCAACAGTTTACTCGGATTAGTTTCGACCAGCCGCCTTTAACATCATATGTGGATAATATAGTCTCTGTCTCTGCCATGTATCAACATGCTGCTTTTATTACGCAATCAGGAGAGGTTTTTACATATGGTGACAATTCGTCAGGTTGTTGTGGGTATACAACAGGTGGTGATATTGACAATCAAATTCTTAGACCTCGGCTTGTGGAAGGTGCATTGAAGGGAATCCCTTGCAAGCAAGTTGTAGTCAGTTATAAATTCACTGTGTTTCTTACTAGAGAGGGTCGAGTATATACTTGTGGGCTGAACCAATATGGTCAGCTTGGTCATGGAGATATGGTGGATAGATCGACACCTATGTTAGTAGAATCGCTTTTAGATTGTTTAGTAGTTCAGGTTTCAGCTGGTATAACTTTCACATTAGTTGTAACTAGCGATGGCAACTTGTATTCATTTGGGTCGGGCGAGTATTGGTGTTTGGGTCACGGAGTTCAAAAGAATGAGCTACGCCCTCGTCTGGTTGAGTTCTTTAAAAGAAGGGATATTCACATTCTTAGAGTCTCTGCGGGAGTTAATCATGTTGTAGCTCTCGATTCTAATGGATCGGTAACTAATTaa